The genomic segment CGACCCGGTGGCCGGCCCGCCCTCGACGGCGAGGAATGCCAACGAGATCTTCCCGCCCGCGGTGGGGCGGCAGAAGGAGATCGGCGTCAAGTACGATTTCGGCACCATTGCCGCCACGGCCGCTCTGTTCGAGATCGAGCTGCCGAGCGCCTTCACCGATCCCGCGACCAACATCTACTCGGTCAGCGCCCGTCAGCGGAACCGCGGCGTCGAACTCAACGTGTTCGGCGAGCTCGTCCCAGGCCTGCGGCTGCTCGGCGGCGTCACCTTCATCGACGCGGAACTGGTTCGGGCGACGAATGCGCTGGCCAACGGGAAGGCGGCTCCCGGCGTGCCCGACACGGCCTTCAACCTCTACGCCGAGTACGACCTGCCGCCGTGGCTGGCGCCGGGCCTGACCCTGACGGGACGGGCGATCTACACCAGCAGCATGTTCTACGATCAGGCCAACACCCAGTCGGTTCCGGACTGGACGCGCTTCGATGCCGGCCTGCGCTACACGACAGAGGGCGTGAACGGAAAGCCCGTCGTGTTCCGCGCCCTCGTCCAGAACCTGCTCGACGATTCGTATTGGGCCTCCGCCGCCCGCGGCTTCCTCGCCGTCGGCGCGCCGCGCACCTTCATCGTCTCCGCCTCCGTCGATTTCTGAGAAACCGACACGTCGCTTCCAGCTCCGCCCTGCCCCGACATCGCGAAGGGGTAAGGGCGGGCCGCTCGCCCCTCAGCGCTCCGGCCTTCCGGCGGCGATCACCGCCAAGCTGACCGGTCTGTGTGTTTTGTGGCTTCTGGCACGGGTCCTGCAATGTGGTTTTTGACCACTTTGATGGATGCGTGGGAACTCGGGAGCCTCAGCATGGCCGGTACAATGGACCGCAGACGGTTTCTTCAGGCGAGCGCCGCCGCTGTGGGTTTTGCCCAGATCAATCCCGACTTCCTGGTCTCCTCGGCCTTCGCCCAATCGGGCAAGCCGCTGGTCTTCCTCTCGGCCGAGAACATCACCGGCAACTGGGACCCGACCGCCCACACCACGCTCTCGCAGAAGAACATCGAGGGCTTCGTGATGGGCTTCCTGACCCGCACGCCGATGACCCTCGATGACCCCGGCAAGGTCGTCTACGAACTCGCCACCGACATCCGGTTGCTCGATCCGCACCGCCTGCAGATCAAGCTGCGCAAGGGCGTGCAGTTTCACGACGGCAAGCCGTTCGGGCCCGAGGACGTCAAGGCGACCTTCGAGTACGGCGCGGGCAAGGACCGGCCGGCGCAGTGGTATCCCGGCCCGACCGAGACGTTGACGATCACCACGCCCGACGACGAGACCGTGATCGTCGACACATCGAAGGGCGGCTACCCCGCCCACCTCTTCATCTTCCTGGCTTCGTTCCTCCCGATCCTCTCGGCCAAGGACGTGGCCGAGGGGCCGGGCGGCGCCCTCACCCGGCGCCTGAACGGCACCGGCCCGTTCCGCTTCGTCGAGCAGCGCGGCAACGACACCGTGCTCAAGGCCCATGACGGCTATTTCCGCGGCAAGCCGGGGATTCCCGGCATCAACTTCACCTTCACCGGCGATTCGACCACGCGGATGCTGTCGCTGATGAACGGCCAGGCCTCGATCGTCGAGCGGCTCGAACCCGAGCAGGTCGAGACGGTCAAGAACAACCCGAAGATCGCGATCAACGAGGTCGTCTCGGTCGAGAACAAGTATCTCTGGTTCCGCTGCTCCAAGCCGCCCTTCAACGACGTGCGGGTGCGCATGGCCGCCTGCCACTCGATCGACCGGGCGATGCTCTTGGAGATCCTCGGCGCGGCGGGCCACGCCTCGGCCAACTTCATCTCGCCGGTGAAGTTCGGCTACGTCGATCTGAAGAACTACCCGGCCTACGACCCGGCCAAGGCCCAGGCGCTGCTGGCCGAGGCGGGCTTCCCCAAGGGCAAGGGGCTGCCGCCGCTCGAATACATCACCTCGGTCGGGTTCTACCCGAAGACGAAGGAATACGGCGAGGTCATCACCGCGATGCTCAATGAGCAGGGCTTTCCGGTGAGCCTCACGGTGCTGGAGCCGGCGGCCTGGAACGAGCGGCTCTATCATCGCCCCGGCGGCGGGCCCGGCCACATGGTCGATTGCGGCTGGTCCACCGCCTCGCCCGAGCCGGATCTGGTGCTGCGCACCCACTTCCACTCCTCCTCGCACCGCATCACCGGCATCGAGGATGCGCAGATCGATGCGAGCCTCGACAAGGAGCGCGCGGCGCCGACGCTGGAGGAGCGCAAGGCCATCCTCCAGAACGAGACGATGCCGCTGCTGGCCGCCAAGATGCCGGCGCTGTCGCTGTTCACTTCGGTGATGATCCACGCGATGCAGCAGGAGCTGAAGGGCCTCTACATCTACCCGGACGGCTCGATCGACGCCTCGAAAACCGCCTGACTGAACTTGTCCGCGCCCGGCGCGTGACCCGGCCCGCCTCTGCGGGCGGCCGGGCCCCGCCCCGCCGATTCCGTCACCGGACCCGATGCCCCGATGTTCGTTCTCAGTTTCCTCGCCCGGCGCCTCGCGCAGGGTGCGGTCATCATCTTCCTCGTCTCGCTGCTGATCTTCACCCTGCTGCGGGTGATGTCGGGCAACCCCGTGCGCCAGATGGTGGGCGGGATGGCGCCCGACTCCCCTGGTGGAGCAGATCGCCACCACGATGGGCCTGCGCGATCCGATCATCGTGCAGTTCGGCCGCTACGCGGCAGGGGTGGTCCAGGGTGATCTCGGCCGCAGCTTCATGCGGCCGGCTAACGGCGCGGCGACGGGGGGCGCGAATTTCGACGACATGACCCGCGGCGAGCGGGCCGGGGGTCGGCGATCTCATCCTCGACGCCCTGCCGATGACCCTGCAGCTCGCCGCCCTTGCGCTCGCCATCGCCCTGGTCTTCTCGGCCCTGCTCGGGATCGCGGCGGGCCTGCGTCCCGGTGGGTTCTTCGACCGGCTCGCCTTCGCGGTCTCCTCAATCTTCATCTCGATCCCGAATTTCTGGCTCGGCATCGTGCTCGCCCTGCTCCTGTCGGTGAAGCTCGGATGGCTGCCGGCGATCGGCTATGGCGGCTTCTCCTACACGGTGCTGCCGGCCCTGGTGCTCGCCGTCGAACTGTCGCCGGTGCTGATCCGGACGCTGTCGAGCGCGGTGGCGGCGCAGATGGGCGAGTCTTACGTCGCCGTCGGCCATGTCCGCGGCCTGTCGCGCCCGCGCATCGTCGCCGCGCATGCCCTGCGCAACGCCTCGGTGCCGCTCCTCAACCTGCTCGGCGTGCAGTTCTCCTCACTGCTCGGGGGCGTGATCATCGTCGAATACATCTTCGACTATCCCGGCCTCGGACTGCTGACGATCAACGCCGTGCTCCAGCGCGACTTCCCGCTGATCCAGGGCATCGCGATCGTCACCAGCGCGATTTTCGTCCTCATCAACATCCTCGTCGATCTCGCGGCGACCACCATCGATCCGAGGCTCGAATATTGATGGATGCCGTGGATTCCACCCTGACGCTGGCTCCGCCCCGCGTCGATGTCACGGCGTCGCGCTCGATCGGCCGGCGCATCCTCGGGCGCGCCGCCCGCTCCGGGGGCTTTCGCGTCGGCTTCGTCGTGCTCGCCCTCCTCGTGCTCGCCGCCGCGCTCTACCCGGAACTCAGCGGAATCGACCCGGCGATGCGGGATATCCGGGCGCGCCTGCTGCCGCCGCTGTTCCTCGGCGACAAGTGGAGCTGGGCGCACCCGCTCGGCACCGACCAGATCGGCCGCGACATGCTGGTGCGCTGCCTCGTGGGCCTGCGCTACTCGCTGCTGATCGGCGTGGCCTCGGTCGCCGTGACCGTCATCATCGGCTGCGCGCTGGGCACCGTCGCCGGCTATTTCGGCGGGCGCACCGACACGGTGATCATGCGGATCACCGACGCGCAGCTCTCGATCCCGATGATCATCCTGGCGATCGCCGTGCTCGGCGCCGACCGCCCGACGATCCCGGCGATCATCCTCGTGCTCGGCCTGTCGAACTGGCCGGTCTATGCCCGCGTCATGCGCTCGGTGGTGATGGCCGAGCGCGGGCGCGAATACGTGCGGGCCGCGCAGGTCTCGGGCGCCACGCATCCGCGCATCATCCTCACGCTGCTGGTGCCGCTGTTGGTGCCGCCGCTGCTCTTCACCTCGGTGCTCGATGTCGCGCGGATGATGATCTTCGAATCGACGCTGGGCTTCCTCGGCCTCGGCGTGCAGCCGCCGACGCCGACCTTCGGCAGCATCATCGCCGACGGGCGCAAATACCTGCTCAACGCGTGGTGGATCGCCACCATGCCGGGCGTGTTCCTGTGCCTCACGCTCACCGGCATCAACCTGATCGGCGCCGCCTTCGAGCGTGCCCGCAACGCGATCCACGGGGGCGCCTGATGGACCCGGTGCTCTCCGTCCGCGACCTCTCGGTCGCCCTCACCCTCCCCGGGCGTGAGCGAATCATTCTCAATCGCATCAGCTTCGACGTCGCCCCGCGTGAGATCGTTGGCGTCGTCGGCGCCTCGGGCGCCGGCAAGACCGTGCTGTCGCGCGCCGTGGTCAACTGGATCACGGCCCCGCTCGCCATCCGCTCCGGCACCGTGTCCTTCCGCGGGCAGGATCTGCTGGCGCTGCCGCCGCGGGCGATGCGGCTCTTGCGCCGCGACATCGCCTATGTCGGCGCCGACCCGATGGGCGCCCTCGACCCGACCCTGCCGGTCGGGCGCCAGATCGTCGAGAAGCTGCGCGCCGTCATGCCCGAAGTGAGCCGAAAAGAGGCGCAGGCGCGCGTGATCGCCCTGCTCGATGCCGTGCGCATTCCCTCGGCCCCCGCGCGCTTCCACGATTACCCCTCGCAGTTCTCCGGCGGGATGATGCAGCGCGCGCTCATCGTCGACGCCATGGTCTCGAACCCGGCCCTGCTGGTCGCCGACAACGTCACCCAGCCCCTCGACGTGACGGTCGCCGCCCAGGTGATCCGCCTGATGCGCGAACTCACCGAGCGCTTCGAGACGGCGATCCTGTTCGTCTCCTCCTCGCTGCCCGTGGCACGGGAGGCAGCGAGCCGCACCCTGGTGATCGATGCCGGGCGTCTGGTCGAGGAGCAGCCGACCGAGGCACTGATCGCGGCCCCGCGCCACGCCTATACCCGCGATCTCGTCGCGCAGATCCCGGTGATTTGGGGCGAGCGCCCGCGCCTGCCCGCGATGCCGAAGGCCCCCGGCGCGCGGCCGTCTCAGCCGATCATCAGCTTGCGGGACGTGTCGCAGACCTACCGGGTGAAGCGGCGCGGGAGCTTTGCCGGCACGAGCGCCCTGCGGGCGGTCCGCAATGTCACCTTCGACATCGCCCAGGGCGACAGCTTCGCGGTGGTGGGCGAATCCGGCTGCGGCAAGTCCACCCTGATGCGGCTTCTGAGCCGCCTGGAACGCCCGAGCGGCGGCAGCGTGCTGTGCGCGGGCCGCGACATCGCCGGCTTGTCGGGGGCCGAACTCCTCGGCTTCCGCCGCAAGCTGCAACTGGTGCTCCAAGACCCGTTCAACTCGCTGCCGCCGCGCACCGGCATCGGCGCCATGCTGGAAGCGCCCCTGCGCACCCATGGCTGGCGCGACCCGAGAAAGATCCGCGAGCGGGTGCGCGCGGTGATGGACGATGTGGGCCTGCCCGTCGCACTCTACGACGACCTGCCGCTCGGGCTCTCGGCCGGGCAGCGCCAGCGCATCAACGTCGCCCGCGCCATGGTGCTCGAGCCTCAGATCCTGCTCATGGACGAGACACTTTCGGCCCTCGACCAGACCGAGCAGTTCAAGCTGCTGGCGCTGTTCGAGAAATTACAGCGCACGCACGGGCTGACCTACATCTACATCAGCCACGACCTCGCGATGGTGCGCAAAGCCTGCAACCGCATCGCGGTGATGTATCTCGGCGAGGTCGTCGAACTCGCCGACAACGAGCGCCTGTTCTTCGATCCCGGCCACCCCTACACCCGCGCCCTGCTCTCGGCGATGCCGGCTCTGGAGGCGCGGCGCTACCGGCCGGAGGATTGCCTGATGGAGGGCGAGCCGCCGAGCCCGATCGACCTGCCGCAGGGCTGCGCCTTCCGCTCGCGCTGCCCGCAGGCCTTCGACGCCTGCGCCACGCATCCCCCGCTCCTCACCGTGCGCGGCGCGCACGACTTCGCCGCCTGCCACCGCGTGCCGGGCGCCGGCGCCGCTCTGCTGGCGGGCGCTGCCTGATGCCGCCCCTTCCCGAGACAACGATGACATCCATGCCCGACATAATGGCCTTCGCCCCCGTGCGGATCGACCCCGCCCGCCTCCAGGCGACGATGGAGGCGGTCTCCGCCTTCGGCGCCGGGCCGGACGGCGCCCTGACTCGCCTGACCCTGTCGCCGGAGGACGGGCAGGCGCGCGACTGGCTCGCCGCGTGGTTTTCCGCGCACGGCTTCACCCCGCGGGTCGATGCGATCGGCAACCAGTTCGGCTGTCTGGAACTGGCCGGACCCGGCGCGCCCACGGTGATGGTCGGCTCGCATCTCGACAGCCAGCCCAATGGCGGGCGCTTCGACGGCACGCTCGGCGTGCTCGCCGCCTGCGAAGCCATTCTTTCCGTGCGCGCGGCGCTCGAAGCGGCGGGCAGGATGTCGGCCTGCAACTTCACGGTCGCCAACTGGACCAACGAGGAGGGCGCCCGCTTCCAGCCGAGCCTGCTCGGCAGCAGCGTCTTCACCGGTGCGGCCGGGCTCGACTGGGCGCTGGCCCGCAGCGACGGCGACGGCGTCACCGTCGGCGAGGCCCTGTCGCGGATCGGCTATGCCGGGAGCGACGCCGTGCCGGTGCCGGACGCCTTCATCGAACTGCATATCGAGGGCGGGCCGATCCTCGAGCGCGAGGGCCTGCGCTTCGGGGCCTTCACCCGCTACTGGGGCGCCACCAAGTACCGCCTCGCTTTCCTCGGGCGCCAGGCCCATACCGGCCCGACGCCGATGGCCGAGCGGCGCGACGCGCTTCTTGGCGCCGCCTACCTGATCGCCGACCTCAAGGCGATGACGGCCGATTACGGCCTCGACCTGCACACCTCCGTCGGCCGGCTCGAAGTGCGGCCGAACTCGCCCAACACCGTGCCGAGCGAGGCGGTTCTGTTCATCGAGCTGCGCTCCGGCTCGCCTGCGATCCTGGAGGAGGCCGAACTTCGGCTGAAGGCGGCCATTGATCTGGCCGCCGCGCGTGCGGAGGTGGGTCACGAGGTGCGCGCCATCGACCGGCGCGCCGCCGGCCCGATGGCGCCGGGCCTCGTGCGGCTCGCCGAGCGCGCGGGGGCGGCCAACGGCACGACGACGCGCCACCTCGACACGATCGGCGGCCACGACGCCGTCAGCCTCAGCGCGGTCTGCCCCTCGGTGGTGCTGGCCGTGCCCTGCCGCGGCGGCGTGATGCACCACCCGACCGAGTTCACGAGCCCGGAGGATCAGGCCTTCGGTACCCAGGTGCTGGCCGACATGCTGATGATCCTCGCCACCGAGGGCGTGGGCGCCCTCGAGACCGCGGGAGGGGACCGGTGAAGACGCTGGGCACCCCCGAGGACGCGTCGGAGCGGCTGGCCGAGGCGGCCCTGGCGCAGGCTTTCTCCGCGCGGCCCGACCTTCGGGGCAAAGCGCCGCATTACGCCGTGGCGGTGCCGGGCCTCGCCTCGCCCTCCTATCACGGGGTCGAATCCACCACGTTCCACGTTGCCGAGACCGAGGGCGCCGAACCGAGCCTGTTCCTCAAGGTCTCCGAGCCCTGCGCCGCCGCGCTGCTCGATCCCGCCGCCGCCTTCCGCGGCGCGCAGACGGTCGCTGCGCTGGGCCTCGCGCCGGAACCGCTGCATTTCGCGGCGGATCAGGGCGCGATCCTGTTCCGGTGCCTCGGCCCAGATTGGCGCCCGGCCACCCTCGACAGGCTTCAGCAGCCGGACAGCATCGCCACGGTGATCGAGGCCTTCCGCCGGATCGGCGCGGGCGAAGCCCTCGGCCGACGCTGGAGCGTGTTCGACGCGATCCGTGACCTTCGCGCCCTGCTGGGGCCGGAGGCCGATGCCCTGCCGCCGGACGCGTGGTTCCTGTTCGACTGGGCCGAGGCGATCGAGGCGGCGCTGACCGCCGCCGGCACGGACATCCGCCCGGCCCATGCCGACCTGCACGCCTCCAACCTGCTGTTCGGCCCCGGCGGCGCCCTGCAACTCGTCGATTTCGACATGGCCTGCGACACCGACCCCCATTACCAGCTCGGCGCCTTCCTCAACGAGGCCTGCACCTTCGAGGCGCCGATGAAGGCCGGCATCGAGATGGCGGAGGGGCGCTTCCGTCCGGACGTGTTCAACCGCGCCCGCGCCTATGCCGCCGCCGACGACCTGCACTGGGCCTTGCGCGCGCTGGCCATGGACCGGCTCTCGCCGCGCCGCGGGCTCGAATTTCGCAAATACGCCGCGTGGCGCTTCCTGCGCTGCCGGATGCTCGTCGGCCGGCCGGGCTTCGAGGAAACCCTGAGGGCGCTGTGATGGCCCGCTCGACGACGATTATCCCGTTGCTTCCCCCTCATCCTGAGGGGCCGCGAAGCGGCCTCGAAGGGGGCTCCCGTTCCCGCGCGAACCCCGGAGCCCCCTTCGAGGCCTCCGCTTTGCTTCGGCGCCTCAGGACGAAGTTCGGAGCAAGGGCCTGATTGCGCGCGCAAAGACCTGCGGTTTCGGCCCGCCGACCGAACGAGCTGTGAGGAGACGACCATGATCGCTCTGGGCCATGCCGCCACCGAGGCTGAGCACGCCTTCGAGGCGGCCCTGCGCACCGTCCCGCGCTGGCAGGGGCGCCCGACGCGCTACCGCCCGGTGCTCGGCGGGATCAGCAACGTCAACTGGCGCGTCGAGATCGAGGGCGAGCCGCATCCCTATTTCGTCAAGATGCCGGGCCGCGGCACCGAGATGTTCATCGACCGCGCCGCCGCCCGCGCCGCCAGCCGGCAGGCGGAGGTGATCGGGCTCGGCCCCCGCACCTTCGACGACCTCGACGCCCATGGCATCGAGATCGCCGAGTTCGTGGACGGGCGCCGGCCCTCGACCAACCGCGACTTCGCCGACGCGGCCCTGCGGGCGGAGGCGATGCGCGTCTATCGCCGCTTCCACGCGGCCCCGCTCCTGCCGCTGACCAAGACCGTGTTCGACATGATCGATGAGCACGACCGGCAGGCGGCCGAACTCGGCGCGCTCCTGCCGCCGGATCAGGCCTGGCTCACCCGCCAGACCCGGCTGGCGCGGGCGGCGCTCGAAGCCTCGGGCCTCGACCTCGTGCCGTGCTTCAACGATCCGATGCCGGGCAACTTCCTCCTCGGCGAGGACGGCTCGATCCTGCTGATCGACTTCGAGTACGCCTCCAACAACGACCGGCTCTACGACATCGCGATCTGGAGCGGGGAGATGTTCTTCCCCGAAAGCGTCGATCGCGAACTAATCGAACAATATTTCGGCCGCTACGACGAGGCGCTGTTCGCGCGCCTGATGGTGCACAAGGCGCTGGCCGACGTGAAGTGGTCGACCTGGGCGATGGTGCAGAACCGGATCTCCACCCTCGACTTCGATTTCTACAAATACGGGATCTGGAAGCACATGCGCGCCCGCTCGATCATGAACGACCCGCGCTGGCCGCTCTTCCTGAAGGCGCTCTGAGCGATGGACTTGGCCTTGCCCGCGACCGACCCTCTCGCCCCGGAATCCATCCTCGCCTTTGCCGCCGAACTGGCCGAGGCCGCGCGCCCGATCGCGCTCGCCTATTTCCGCACCCCGCTCGACATCGTGACGAAGGCCGACGAGAGCCCGGTGACGTTGGCCGATCGCGCCATCGAGGTGCGCCTGCGCGGCCTGATCGAGGCGCGGTTTCCCGATCACGGCATCTTCGGCGAGGAGATGGGAGTGAAGCCCGGAGCCACGCCCGGCAGCGGCCCGGTCTGGGTGATCGACCCGATCGACGGCACCAAGAGCTTCGTCACCGGCTTGCCGCTGTTCGGCACCCTGGTCGCCTTCCTCGACGGTGGCGTACCGCTCGTCGGGCTGATCGACATGCCGGCTTTGGGCGAGCGCTGGACCGGCGTGCCGGGGCAGGCGCGGTTCGGGGCCGAGCCCGCCCGCACCAGCACCTGCCGGAGCCTGTCCGCGGCGCGCTTCTTCACCACCTCGCCCGAGGGCTTCACCGGGGCGGACGAGGCACGCTACCGCCGTCTCAGCGCAGCGACAGCCCTGCGCCGCTTCGGCGGCGATTGCTACGCCTACGGCCTGCTGGCCTCCGGCCATTGCGACCTGATCGCCGAGACCGGCCTGCAACCTTACGATTACATGGCGCTGGTGCCGGTGATCCGCGCGGCGGGCGGGGTCATCACCGACTGGAGCGGCGAAGATCTCACCCTCGCTTCCGACGGGCGGGTGCTCGCGGCGGCGACGCCGGACCTGCACGCCGAGGCTTTGGCGATCCTGCGGGCGTAGGGAGACCTGAGACCGCCGGCTTCCCCGCGTCGCGGTTTGCCAAGGGGATGTCGCTGAGGTGGAAGCGACGGGGCCCCCGCCGAACAATAATTCCCGACAGCCAGATACGGCTCGGGAGGTCCCCATGCTCGATGTGACGCCGACCCCGCTTCAGCGCCTGCTGCGCGAGCGTCGCCCCGGCTACACTCTCGCGGCCCCGTTCTACCTCAGCCCCGAGGTGTTCGAGGCCGACATGGAGATCATCTTCGGCCGCCACTGGATCTATGTCGGCGTCGAGCCCGACGTGCCGGAGGCCGGCGACGTCATGGTCGTCGAGATCGGCAAGACCTCGGTCGCGATCGTGCGCGACGACGACAACGCGATCCGCGCCTTCCACAATGTCTGCCGCCATCGCGGCGCCCGGCTCGTCCATGACGAGAAGTCCACGGTCGGCAACCTCGTCTGCCGCTACCATTCCTGGACCTACGACCTCACCGGCAACCTGATCCATGCCGAGCATATGGGTCCGGACTTCAAGAAGAGCTGCCACGGCCTCAAGCCCGTGCACATCCGCTCGCTCGCGGGCCTGCTGTTCATCTGCCTCGCCGACCAGCCCCCGGCCGATTTCGACGAGATGGCCGCAAAGCTTGGTCCCTATATCGAGCCGCACAACGTGCGCGACACCAAGGTCGCCTTCCAGAAGGACATCATCGAGCCCGGCAACTGGAAGCTCACGATGGAGAACAACCGCGAGTGCTACCATTGCGGGGCCAACCATCCCGAGCTGACCGTGCCGCTCTTCGCCTACGGCTTCGGCTTCGCGCCCGAGGAGATGGACGAGCACGACCGCGCCAACGCCGAGCGCTACGGCTGCCTGCTCAAGACCCGCCACGGCGAGTGGGAGGCGGAAGGCCTGCCGTCGAAGGAGATCGACGAGCTCGACACGATGATCACGGGCTTCCGCACCGAGCGGCTGCCGCTCGACGGCGAGGGCGAGTCCCACACCCTCGACACCAAGGCCGCCTGCAAGCGGCTGCTCGGCAACCTCACCAGCGCCAAGCTCGGCGGGCTCTCGGTCTGGACGCAGCCGAATTCCTGGCACCACTTCCTCGGCGACCACATCGTCACCTTCTCGGTGCTGCCGCTCGATGCCGAGCGCTCGCTGCTGCGCACCAAGTGGCTCGTGCACAAGGATGCGGTCGAGGGCGTCGATTACGATCTCGCCAACCTCACCGGCGTCTGGGAAGCCACGAACGATCAGGACAGCGAACTCGTCGGCATCTGCCAGCAGGGTGTGGCGAGCCCGGCCTACGAGCCCGGCCCCTACTCGCCGCATACCGAGATGCTCGTGGAGAAGTTCTGCAACTGGTATGTCGGCCGCATGGCCGCGCATCTGGGACGCTGAGCCATGGCCCCGGCCTCCTCCGAACCGGCCGCCCGGCGGCTGGCGGCCTCCGCGCCCTGGGATGCGGAGGCCGACGACGCATTGGTCTGCCTCGCGGTGCGCGACGAGACGCACGACGTGAAGACCTTCGTGCTGGCGCCGAAGGAGCCCCGGCTCTTCGCCTACGCGCCGGGCCAGTTCCTGACCTTCTCGTTCGAGATCGGCGGCGAGACCATCCACCGCTGCTACACCATCTCCTCGGCCCCGACCCGGCCGCACGCGGTCTCGTTCACGGTCAAGCGCGTGCCCGGCGGCCCGGTCTCGAACTGGCTGCACGACACTCTCAAGCCCGGCGACACCGTGCGCGCGCTCGGACCGATGGGCGAGTTCTCCTGCTTCACCCACCCGGCCCCAAAATACCTGCTCCTGTCCGGCGGCAGCGGCGTGACGCCGATGATGTCGATGGCGCGCAGCTTCCACGATCTGGGCGAAGCCCGCGACGTCGCCTTCGTCCATTCCGCCCGCTCGCCCGCCGACATCGTGTTCCGGGGTGAACTGGAGACGATGGCCCGGCTCGATCCCGCCTTCCGCTTCCACGCGGTCTGCGAGACCGATTCCCCCAACGAGACTTGGGCGGGTCCGAAGGGCCGGCTCTCGCTCGACACCTTGCGTGACGCCGTGCCCGACTTCCTCGAGCGCGAAATCTTCGTCTGCGGCCCGAAGCCCTACATGGACGCGGTGCGGGCCATGCTGAAGGATGCGGGCTTTGACATGGCCCGGCACCATCAGGAGAGCTTCGACTTCGGCGAGCTGCCGGAGGCCGAGCAGGAAGCCGCGGCGGAAGCCGAGAAGGCCCTCGACGCCGAGGCCGCGCCCGCGGGCGGCGTGCGCATCTTCCGGGTGGAGTTCGCCAAGACCCGCCGCGTGCTCGAATGCCCGGAGAACGAGACCGTGCTCGACGCCGCCCGCAAGGCCGGTATCCGCCTGCCCTCCTCCTGCGCCAAGGGCCTGTGCGGCACCTGCAAGTCGAAGCTGACCGCCGGCACCGTCGCCATGACCCATGCCGGCGGCATCCGTCAGCGCGAGATCGATGCCGGCATGGCGCTGCTGTGCTGCTCGAAGCCGACCAGCGACCTCGTCGTCGAACGCTGAACGGGCGGGCTCGGCCCCGTCCGCGACCCCACGCTTTCCCCATCGCCTTCGGGAGTCGTCCCGTGATCGCCAATGCCGACGCGCTCTTGAAGCCGCTCACCATCAAGGGCCTCACCATCCGCAACCGGGTGATGTCCACGAGCCACGCCCCCGGCTACGGCCGGGATGGCAAGCCGCAGGAGCGCTACCAGCTCTACCACGCCGAGAAGGCCAAGGGCGGCATCGGGCTGACCATGTTCGGCGGCTCCTCCTCGGTCGCGGTCGACAGCCCCGCCGCGCCCTGGAACCAGATCTCGGTCGCCGACGACTCGGTGATCCCGTTCTTCCAGCAGTTCTCGGACCGGGTGCACGCGCATGGCGGCAAGCTGATGATTCAGCTCACCCATATGGGCCGGCGCACCAAGTGGGACACCGAGCACTGGCTCCCCACCGTCTCGCCCTCGCCCCGGCGCGAGCCCGCCTCCCGCACCATCCCGAAGGAGATGGAGGCGGAGGACATCGCCCGCATCGTCAAGAGCTTCGCCCAGGCCGCGCGCCGCTGCCGCGAGGGCGGGCTCGACGGCTGCGAGGTCTCGGCCGCCCACGGCCACCTGATCGACCAGTTCTGGTCGCCGTCGGTCAACCAGCGCACCGACCGATACGGCGGCAGCCTGGAGAACCGGATGCGCTTCGGCATCGAGGTGCTGGAGGCCATGCGCGCGGAAGCGGGCGACGACTACGTCATCGG from the Methylorubrum extorquens genome contains:
- a CDS encoding putative histidinol-phosphate phosphatase, inositol monophosphatase family (Evidence 3 : Putative function from multiple computational evidences; PubMedId : 16901339; Product type e : enzyme), giving the protein MDLALPATDPLAPESILAFAAELAEAARPIALAYFRTPLDIVTKADESPVTLADRAIEVRLRGLIEARFPDHGIFGEEMGVKPGATPGSGPVWVIDPIDGTKSFVTGLPLFGTLVAFLDGGVPLVGLIDMPALGERWTGVPGQARFGAEPARTSTCRSLSAARFFTTSPEGFTGADEARYRRLSAATALRRFGGDCYAYGLLASGHCDLIAETGLQPYDYMALVPVIRAAGGVITDWSGEDLTLASDGRVLAAATPDLHAEALAILRA
- a CDS encoding Iron-sulfur cluster-binding protein, putative ferredoxin oxidoreductase protein (Evidence 2b : Function from indirect experimental evidences (e.g. phenotypes); Product type e : enzyme), with amino-acid sequence MAPASSEPAARRLAASAPWDAEADDALVCLAVRDETHDVKTFVLAPKEPRLFAYAPGQFLTFSFEIGGETIHRCYTISSAPTRPHAVSFTVKRVPGGPVSNWLHDTLKPGDTVRALGPMGEFSCFTHPAPKYLLLSGGSGVTPMMSMARSFHDLGEARDVAFVHSARSPADIVFRGELETMARLDPAFRFHAVCETDSPNETWAGPKGRLSLDTLRDAVPDFLEREIFVCGPKPYMDAVRAMLKDAGFDMARHHQESFDFGELPEAEQEAAAEAEKALDAEAAPAGGVRIFRVEFAKTRRVLECPENETVLDAARKAGIRLPSSCAKGLCGTCKSKLTAGTVAMTHAGGIRQREIDAGMALLCCSKPTSDLVVER
- a CDS encoding Iron-sulphur Rieske protein (Evidence 2b : Function from indirect experimental evidences (e.g. phenotypes); Product type e : enzyme), giving the protein MLDVTPTPLQRLLRERRPGYTLAAPFYLSPEVFEADMEIIFGRHWIYVGVEPDVPEAGDVMVVEIGKTSVAIVRDDDNAIRAFHNVCRHRGARLVHDEKSTVGNLVCRYHSWTYDLTGNLIHAEHMGPDFKKSCHGLKPVHIRSLAGLLFICLADQPPADFDEMAAKLGPYIEPHNVRDTKVAFQKDIIEPGNWKLTMENNRECYHCGANHPELTVPLFAYGFGFAPEEMDEHDRANAERYGCLLKTRHGEWEAEGLPSKEIDELDTMITGFRTERLPLDGEGESHTLDTKAACKRLLGNLTSAKLGGLSVWTQPNSWHHFLGDHIVTFSVLPLDAERSLLRTKWLVHKDAVEGVDYDLANLTGVWEATNDQDSELVGICQQGVASPAYEPGPYSPHTEMLVEKFCNWYVGRMAAHLGR